The proteins below are encoded in one region of Bacillus vallismortis:
- a CDS encoding YrzI family small protein encodes MTINLFFLTLTINKRFKSPEEFEREQQIEQIYGEMKESQLKHLYLTNWR; translated from the coding sequence ATGACGATTAACCTATTCTTTTTAACGTTAACGATTAACAAACGGTTTAAAAGCCCGGAAGAATTCGAACGAGAACAGCAGATTGAGCAGATCTACGGTGAAATGAAAGAGTCTCAGTTAAAGCATCTTTATTTAACAAACTGGCGCTAA
- a CDS encoding YrhK family protein, protein MAPKEENDIKQELKRYEQFFKKRYKILYTVNDFIIGALFLVGSFFFFYEQFKSAGIWLFAIGSLLLLIRPTIRLIHDVHYRKHVESQFKHRSSTDGSS, encoded by the coding sequence ATGGCACCTAAAGAAGAAAATGATATCAAACAAGAACTGAAACGATACGAGCAATTTTTCAAAAAACGATATAAGATCCTCTATACAGTAAATGACTTTATCATTGGTGCCCTGTTTCTTGTCGGGAGCTTTTTCTTTTTTTATGAGCAGTTCAAGTCAGCAGGGATATGGCTGTTTGCAATTGGGAGCTTGCTGCTGTTAATCAGGCCGACGATTCGGCTGATTCATGACGTTCATTACCGTAAACATGTGGAAAGCCAATTTAAACATCGATCTTCAACAGATGGCTCATCTTGA
- a CDS encoding class I SAM-dependent methyltransferase yields MLENRLYKRTNLFTLFSRKYKQAKTIEHMMIDFIDIQGNDRILEIGTGNGTLFKNITEKLEKGSLKSIDPSKRKVRNISRANRKNMGTGEIIHGHPENIPFDDRTFNKVFSLHTVQSCTDMRLALREIYRVLQIDGRFFINIDTNTGEKEKKYIQLLKDQHFRDLSVIRRDSCLCIVAVK; encoded by the coding sequence ATGCTAGAAAATAGACTCTATAAACGAACGAATCTTTTCACATTATTTTCTCGGAAATATAAGCAGGCCAAAACAATTGAGCATATGATGATTGACTTTATAGACATACAAGGAAATGACAGAATTTTAGAAATTGGAACCGGAAATGGCACTCTCTTTAAGAACATAACCGAGAAACTAGAAAAGGGAAGCCTAAAAAGCATTGACCCTTCTAAGCGAAAGGTAAGGAACATATCACGGGCGAATCGAAAGAACATGGGGACAGGGGAGATTATTCATGGCCATCCTGAGAACATTCCCTTTGATGACCGTACCTTTAATAAAGTGTTTTCGTTACATACGGTTCAGAGCTGCACTGATATGAGGCTTGCATTAAGGGAAATTTACCGTGTGCTTCAGATTGACGGCCGATTTTTCATCAATATTGATACAAATACCGGTGAAAAAGAGAAAAAGTATATTCAATTGCTGAAAGACCAGCATTTCAGGGATCTTTCTGTCATTAGGCGTGATTCCTGCCTTTGCATTGTGGCTGTTAAATAA
- the cypB gene encoding bifunctional cytochrome P450/NADPH--P450 reductase CypB has protein sequence MKQASAIPQPKTYGPLKNLPHLEKEQLSQSLWRLADELGPIFRFEFPGVSSVFVSGHSLVAEVCDESRFDKNLGKGLLKVREFGGDGLFTSWTHEPNWQKAHRILLPSFSQKAMKGYHSMMLDIATQLIQKWSRLNPNEEIDVADDMTRLTLDTIGLCGFNYRFNSFYRDSQHPFITSMLRALKEAMNQSKRLGLQDKMMVKTKLQFQKDIEVMNALVDRMIAERKENPDENIKDLLSLMLYAKDPVTGETLDDENIRYQIITFLIAGHETTSGLLSFAIYCLLTHPEKLKKAQEEADRVLTDDTPEYRQIQQLTYIRMVLNETLRLYPTAPAFSLYAKDDTVLGGEYPISKGQPVTVLIPKLHRDQNAWGEDAEEFRPERFEDSSRIPHHAYKPFGNGQRACIGMQFALQEATMVLGLVLKHFELINHTGYELRIKEALTIKPDEFKITVKPRKRAAIHVQRKEQADIKTETKPKESKPKHGTPLLVLYGSNLGTAEGIAGELAAYGRQMGFTAATAPLDDYIGKLPEQGAVVIVTASYNGTPPDNAAGFVEWLEELEEGRLKGVSYAVFGCGNRSWASTYQRVPRLIDDMMKAKGATRLTAIGEGDAADDFESHRESWENRFWKETMDAFDINEISQKEDGPSLSITFLSEATDTPLAKTYGAFEGIVLENRELQTAESPRSTRHIELQIPDAKTYQEGDHIGILPKNSRELVQRVLSRFGLEANHVIKMSGSPHMTHLPMERPIKVADVLASYVELQDPASRHQIRELASYTVCPPHKKELEQLISDDGTYKEQVLAKRLTMLDLLEDYPACEMPFERFLELLPSLKPRYYSVSSSPKAHSNIVSVTVGVVKASAWSGRGEYKGVASNYLAELNTGDAAACFIRTPQSGFQMPDDPETPMIMVGPGTGIAPFRGFIQARSVLKKEGSTLGEAILYFGCRRPDHDDLYREELDQAEQDGIITIRRCYSRVENEPKGYVQHLLKQDTQKLIALIEKGAHIYVCGDGSQMAPDVENTLRLVYEAEKGASREESAEWLQKLQNQKRYVKDVWTGM, from the coding sequence ATGAAACAGGCAAGCGCAATACCTCAGCCCAAAACATACGGACCTTTGAAAAATCTTCCGCATCTGGAAAAAGAGCAGTTATCTCAATCTTTATGGCGATTAGCTGATGAATTAGGGCCGATTTTCCGATTTGAATTTCCTGGTGTTTCCAGTGTTTTTGTATCCGGTCACAGTCTTGTGGCTGAAGTGTGTGATGAAAGCCGCTTTGACAAAAACCTTGGCAAAGGCTTGCTAAAGGTGCGAGAGTTTGGCGGAGACGGTTTATTTACAAGCTGGACGCATGAGCCGAACTGGCAAAAAGCCCACCGCATTTTGCTGCCGAGTTTCAGTCAAAAAGCGATGAAAGGCTATCATTCTATGATGCTGGATATCGCAACCCAACTGATTCAAAAATGGAGCCGCCTTAATCCCAATGAAGAAATTGATGTAGCGGATGACATGACCCGTCTGACGCTTGATACGATTGGATTATGCGGGTTTAACTATCGTTTCAACAGCTTTTACCGTGATTCTCAGCATCCGTTTATCACCAGTATGCTCCGTGCCTTAAAAGAGGCGATGAACCAATCGAAAAGACTGGGTTTGCAAGATAAGATGATGGTGAAAACGAAGCTGCAGTTCCAAAAGGATATAGAAGTCATGAACGCACTTGTCGATCGAATGATAGCGGAGCGAAAAGAGAACCCGGATGAAAACATTAAGGATCTTTTATCACTTATGCTTTATGCCAAAGATCCAGTAACAGGTGAAACGCTGGATGATGAAAACATTAGATACCAGATCATCACATTTTTGATTGCAGGCCATGAAACAACAAGCGGTTTGCTATCCTTTGCGATCTACTGTCTGCTCACACATCCGGAAAAACTGAAAAAAGCCCAAGAGGAAGCGGATCGCGTGTTAACGGATGACACGCCGGAATATAGACAAATCCAGCAGCTGACATACATTCGGATGGTTTTAAATGAAACGCTAAGACTGTATCCAACAGCTCCGGCCTTTTCACTCTACGCGAAGGACGATACTGTTCTAGGCGGAGAATATCCGATCAGCAAAGGGCAGCCCGTCACTGTTTTGATTCCGAAACTGCACAGGGATCAAAACGCTTGGGGCGAGGATGCGGAAGAGTTTCGTCCGGAACGCTTTGAAGACTCTTCACGTATTCCTCACCACGCGTATAAGCCGTTTGGAAACGGACAGCGCGCTTGTATCGGCATGCAGTTTGCTCTCCAAGAAGCGACGATGGTTCTCGGTCTTGTATTGAAGCATTTTGAATTGATAAACCATACTGGATACGAGCTGAGGATCAAAGAGGCATTAACGATTAAGCCGGATGAATTTAAAATCACGGTGAAACCGCGGAAACGAGCAGCAATCCATGTACAGAGAAAAGAACAGGCTGACATCAAAACAGAAACGAAGCCAAAAGAATCAAAACCTAAACACGGCACACCTTTGCTTGTTCTTTACGGTTCAAATTTGGGGACAGCGGAAGGAATAGCCGGTGAACTGGCTGCTTACGGCCGCCAGATGGGCTTTACAGCTGCAACCGCTCCGCTTGACGATTATATTGGCAAGCTGCCAGAACAAGGCGCAGTCGTCATCGTTACGGCTTCTTATAATGGGACGCCGCCAGATAATGCAGCCGGCTTTGTAGAGTGGCTGGAGGAGCTTGAGGAAGGGCGGTTGAAAGGTGTTTCCTATGCGGTATTCGGCTGTGGAAACCGGAGCTGGGCCAGCACGTATCAGCGGGTTCCCCGATTGATAGATGACATGATGAAAGCAAAGGGGGCAACGCGTTTAACAGCGATCGGGGAAGGCGATGCCGCCGATGATTTTGAAAGCCATCGCGAGTCTTGGGAAAATCGCTTCTGGAAGGAAACGATGGACGCATTTGATATCAACGAAATATCTCAGAAAGAAGACGGGCCTTCATTATCGATTACTTTTCTCAGTGAAGCGACAGACACGCCGCTTGCCAAAACATATGGCGCGTTTGAAGGGATTGTCTTAGAGAACCGGGAGCTCCAGACAGCAGAAAGCCCGCGTTCGACCCGCCATATTGAATTGCAAATTCCTGATGCCAAAACCTATCAAGAAGGCGATCATATCGGAATATTGCCGAAAAACAGCCGGGAGCTTGTTCAGCGGGTTCTCAGCCGATTCGGTTTGGAAGCCAATCATGTCATAAAAATGAGCGGAAGCCCCCATATGACTCATCTTCCGATGGAACGGCCGATCAAAGTGGCGGATGTATTGGCATCCTATGTGGAGCTGCAAGACCCTGCTTCAAGGCATCAGATTAGGGAACTTGCTTCTTATACAGTCTGTCCGCCGCATAAAAAAGAGCTGGAACAGCTCATTTCAGATGATGGCACTTACAAAGAGCAGGTGCTGGCAAAACGACTCACCATGCTGGATCTTTTAGAGGATTATCCTGCCTGTGAAATGCCGTTTGAACGGTTTTTAGAACTTTTGCCATCATTAAAACCAAGATATTATTCCGTCTCAAGCTCACCGAAAGCCCATTCCAATATTGTAAGCGTGACAGTAGGTGTTGTTAAGGCCTCAGCATGGAGCGGGCGAGGCGAATACAAAGGCGTCGCCTCTAATTATTTAGCAGAGTTGAATACAGGTGATGCAGCAGCCTGTTTCATCCGTACGCCGCAATCCGGATTTCAGATGCCGGACGACCCTGAAACACCTATGATTATGGTTGGGCCGGGTACAGGAATTGCGCCATTCAGGGGCTTTATTCAGGCAAGATCTGTCTTGAAGAAGGAAGGAAGCACGCTTGGCGAAGCTATTTTATACTTCGGCTGCCGGCGCCCTGATCATGACGATCTATACAGAGAAGAGCTGGATCAAGCGGAACAGGATGGTATTATCACCATCCGCCGATGCTACTCACGCGTCGAAAACGAACCAAAAGGATATGTCCAGCATCTGCTCAAACAAGATACGCAGAAATTGATAGCACTCATTGAAAAAGGGGCACACATATACGTATGCGGTGATGGATCGCAAATGGCTCCTGATGTAGAAAATACGCTGCGTCTGGTGTATGAAGCTGAAAAAGGAGCGAGCCGGGAAGAATCAGCTGAATGGCTGCAGAAGCTGCAAAACCAAAAACGATATGTGAAAGACGTTTGGACAGGAATGTAA
- a CDS encoding DUF2294 domain-containing protein yields MSKKIHEFNDIIRKLRKELFGKGPERIHTVFVENMAVSTLYGNLSASEQFIARTPEGREMVHAARTSLIQDLYSKQTPEGMEELIGAKLVHLFSDIKIEENIAVSVFVFDQKIDDQKEAVQS; encoded by the coding sequence GTGTCTAAAAAAATTCATGAGTTCAATGATATTATTCGAAAACTTCGCAAAGAATTGTTCGGCAAAGGGCCTGAACGGATACATACTGTATTTGTGGAAAACATGGCGGTCTCAACACTGTACGGAAATCTGAGTGCAAGCGAGCAGTTTATCGCCCGCACACCTGAAGGCAGAGAAATGGTGCATGCGGCCCGGACAAGCCTGATTCAAGATCTGTATTCCAAACAAACGCCGGAAGGAATGGAGGAGCTGATCGGGGCTAAGCTAGTCCATTTGTTTTCTGATATAAAAATTGAGGAAAATATCGCTGTATCTGTGTTTGTCTTTGATCAAAAAATAGATGATCAAAAAGAAGCGGTGCAAAGCTAG
- a CDS encoding formate/nitrite transporter family protein, translating into MGFRKPDEIADAAIEAGAKKVKLPLPSLLVLGFLGGAFIALGYLLDIRVIGDLPKEWGSLSSLIGAAVFPVGLILVVLAGAELITGNMMSVAMALFSRKISLKELAVNWGIITIMNLIGALFVAYFFGHLVGLTETGPYLEKTIAIAQGKLDMSFGKVLISGIGCNWLVCLAVWLSFGAQDGAGKILGIWFPIMAFVAIGFQHVVANMFVIPAAIFAGSFTWGQFIGNIIPAFIGNVIGGAVFVGLIYFIGYHKKDRSRKEMKQVS; encoded by the coding sequence ATGGGTTTTCGGAAACCGGATGAAATAGCGGATGCAGCAATTGAAGCAGGGGCGAAAAAAGTAAAGCTCCCGCTGCCGTCTCTGCTTGTATTGGGGTTTTTAGGCGGCGCATTTATCGCGCTCGGGTACTTGCTTGATATCAGGGTAATCGGTGATTTGCCGAAAGAATGGGGAAGCCTGTCCAGCCTTATCGGAGCTGCGGTATTTCCTGTCGGCCTGATCCTTGTGGTGCTCGCTGGCGCTGAATTGATAACAGGGAATATGATGTCCGTTGCGATGGCTTTATTTTCGAGAAAAATATCACTAAAAGAATTGGCGGTTAACTGGGGAATCATCACGATTATGAACTTAATCGGCGCCTTGTTTGTTGCTTACTTTTTCGGGCATTTGGTTGGGCTGACTGAAACAGGCCCTTATTTAGAAAAAACAATCGCTATTGCGCAAGGAAAGCTCGATATGAGCTTCGGCAAGGTTCTCATATCCGGCATCGGATGTAACTGGCTTGTATGTCTCGCAGTGTGGCTTTCTTTCGGGGCACAAGATGGAGCAGGAAAAATCCTTGGCATTTGGTTCCCTATTATGGCTTTTGTGGCAATCGGATTTCAGCACGTTGTCGCCAATATGTTTGTGATTCCAGCAGCCATTTTTGCAGGCTCGTTCACGTGGGGGCAGTTTATCGGAAACATCATTCCGGCTTTTATCGGCAATGTCATCGGCGGAGCCGTGTTTGTCGGTCTCATTTATTTTATTGGATATCACAAGAAAGACCGCTCCAGAAAAGAAATGAAGCAGGTCTCATAA
- the fatR gene encoding transcriptional regulator FatR: MLSASSSKYDMIMKASVSLFTERGFNATTIPMIAERAHVGTGTIYRYFDSKETLVNVLFQESIQRFMEKLKQDFSELPVREGFHHVFCCLVQFTKESDYALFFLDTKKDAHYLNATSRTMIEHLTQMLDDYFNKGKAEGVIRSLPSNVLIAIVLGAFLKIYQLVQTGDIKMDTDLMTELEQCCWDAIKLHSCTS, encoded by the coding sequence ATGTTATCCGCATCCAGCAGTAAGTACGACATGATTATGAAAGCATCGGTTTCATTATTTACGGAAAGAGGATTTAACGCTACTACTATCCCTATGATAGCTGAACGGGCTCATGTGGGGACAGGAACGATCTACCGCTATTTTGACAGTAAAGAAACGCTCGTCAACGTATTGTTTCAAGAAAGCATCCAGCGCTTTATGGAAAAGCTGAAGCAAGATTTTTCGGAATTGCCTGTCAGAGAAGGCTTTCACCACGTATTTTGCTGTCTCGTTCAATTTACGAAAGAGAGTGATTATGCGCTGTTTTTTCTTGATACGAAGAAAGATGCTCACTACTTAAATGCGACAAGCAGAACCATGATAGAACATCTGACTCAAATGCTTGATGACTATTTTAATAAGGGAAAAGCGGAAGGTGTCATTCGCAGCCTGCCCTCAAACGTGTTAATTGCGATTGTGTTAGGGGCGTTTCTCAAGATATATCAGCTTGTCCAAACGGGTGATATAAAGATGGACACTGATTTAATGACTGAGTTGGAACAATGCTGCTGGGACGCCATTAAGCTTCATTCATGTACTTCATAA
- a CDS encoding TrmB family transcriptional regulator: protein MKENMLDILKNLNFTEYESKAYLALLQESPLTGYAVAKNSGVPRSKIYEVLESLVLRGDVFVSHGNTPQYVPVPAKELIKNRRLKAEEHFDQAEKYFENFEQTANDRENIWNITGRNEILEKVKACILSAKKRILLEIWKEDFEEIESELRQAANQGVIVTIIAYGDITSDFASVYLHDMSSEITEEYDGRWLVYSGDDSEVVAGIVSLGNDSRAAWTMHVGLVMPITEVIIHDLYLMEILKKHRGLLEESFGENLIQLRRKFSIHSDFKKHYLE, encoded by the coding sequence ATGAAGGAAAATATGTTAGACATTTTAAAAAACCTTAATTTTACAGAGTATGAATCAAAAGCATATCTTGCTTTATTGCAGGAATCGCCTTTAACAGGCTATGCCGTCGCCAAAAATTCCGGAGTGCCCCGTTCTAAAATTTATGAAGTCTTAGAAAGCCTTGTCTTAAGAGGAGATGTTTTTGTAAGCCATGGAAATACGCCTCAGTATGTGCCTGTGCCCGCCAAGGAACTGATTAAAAACCGTCGGCTCAAAGCGGAAGAGCATTTTGACCAGGCTGAGAAATACTTTGAAAACTTCGAGCAGACCGCAAACGACCGGGAAAATATCTGGAATATCACCGGACGCAATGAAATTCTTGAAAAGGTGAAAGCTTGTATCTTATCCGCCAAAAAAAGGATTCTATTAGAAATATGGAAAGAGGATTTTGAAGAGATAGAATCAGAGCTAAGACAGGCGGCAAATCAAGGCGTCATTGTCACCATTATTGCGTACGGAGACATCACATCTGATTTTGCTTCTGTTTACCTTCATGATATGAGCAGTGAAATCACAGAAGAGTATGACGGAAGGTGGCTTGTCTATAGCGGAGATGATTCAGAAGTAGTAGCAGGCATCGTCTCCCTTGGCAACGACAGCCGTGCTGCATGGACGATGCATGTAGGTTTGGTTATGCCCATTACTGAGGTGATCATTCATGATCTGTACCTCATGGAAATCCTGAAAAAGCATAGAGGGCTTTTAGAAGAAAGCTTTGGGGAAAATCTCATCCAGCTGCGCCGCAAATTTTCTATCCATTCCGATTTCAAAAAACATTATCTGGAATAG